A stretch of the Thunnus thynnus chromosome 7, fThuThy2.1, whole genome shotgun sequence genome encodes the following:
- the LOC137186880 gene encoding odorant receptor 131-2-like, protein MQNLTEFPLNATSHKSLSVIIKVCVVIPFFCVFLCCIVLMLHIFASHRQFLDTSRYILFAYMLVNDTVQLLSSVLLFLFVMGQVKFAIVYCVPLLFISTVTFQNTPLILATMSLERYVAIIYPLQCPATWRSDRIWIIILSLWLISCISPVIEYSIGKRYPAVDAFSTPVLCKNVVINSSPIQTLIRAAASVLFFAVVAVIILFTYVRILLETRKMRQDRVSVSKAMHTVLLHGFQLLLCMLAYTLPITENLIVLHANWLPEDIAFFNYFCFILIPRFLSPLIYGFRDQSLRVYIGKTFLCCTNKVKSRVRGKPQDCFLN, encoded by the coding sequence atgcagaATCTGACTGAATTTCCACTCAATGCAACATCCCACAAAAGCCTGTCTGTGATAATCAAAGTGTGTGTGGTTATCCCCTTCTTCTGCGTCTTCCTCTGCTGCATTGTCCTCATGCTTCACATCTTTGCATCTCACAGGCAGTTTCTGGACACCTCACGCTACATCCTGTTTGCCTACATGCTAGTCAATGACACCGTTCAGCTCCTGTCCTCTGTGTTGCTCTTCCTCTTTGTCATGGGCCAGGTAAAATTTGCCATTGTCTACTGTGTTCCTCTGCTGTTCATATCCACAGTCACTTTCCAGAACACACCCTTAATCCTGGCCACCATGTCACTGGAGCGATACGTTGCCATCATCTATCCTCTCCAGTGCCCGGCCACCTGGCGCTCAGACCGCATCTGGATCATTATACTGTCTCTGTGGCTCATCAGCTGTATCTCCCCTGTCATTGAGTACTCCATCGGGAAACGTTACCCTGCTGTGGATGCCTTCTCTACACCTGTGCTTTGTAAAAATGTCGTCATCAACTCATCTCCAATCCAGACATTAATCAGAGCAGCTGCGAGTGTGCTCTTCTTTGCAGTTGTGGCTGTCATCATCCTCTTCACATATGTGAGAATCCTGCTGGAAACCAGGAAGATGAGACAAGACCGAGTGTCTGTGAGCAAAGCCATGCACACTGTGCTGCTGCACGGCTTTCAGCTGTTGCTGTGCATGTTGGCTTACACTCTCCCCATCACTGAAAATCTCATAGTGCTGCATGCCAACTGGCTACCAGAAGACATCGCCTTTTTCAATTACTTCTGTTTCATCCTCATTCCACGCTTTCTCAGCCCGCTCATCTACGGTTTTCGGGATCAGAGTCTCAGGGTCTACATTGGGAAAACTTTCCTCTGCTGCACAAACAAGGTCAAATCACGTGTCAGAGGCAAACCGCAGGACTGCTTTTTAAACTGA
- the LOC137186758 gene encoding odorant receptor 131-2-like produces the protein MQNLTEFPLNAASHKSLSVIIKVCVVIPFFCVFLFFIVLMLHIFASHRQFLDTSRYILFAYMLVNDTLQLLSSVLLFLFVMGQVKFAIVYCVPLLFISTVTFQNTPLILATMSLERYVAIIYPLQCPATWHSDRIWIIILSLWLISCISPVIDHSIGKHYPAVDVFSTPVLCKPVVINLSPIQTLIKVAVSVLFFAVVAVIILFTYMRILLETRKMRQDRVSVSKAMHTVLLHGFQLLLCMLAYTLPITETLIVLHANWLPEDIAFFNYFCFILIPRFLSPLIYGFRDQSLRVYIGKTFLCCTNKVKPRVRGKPQDCFLN, from the coding sequence atgcagaATCTGACTGAATTTCCACTCAATGCAGCATCCCACAAAAGCCTGTCTGTGATAATCAAAGTGTGTGTGGTTATCCCCTTCTTCTGcgtcttcctcttcttcattgTCCTCATGCTTCACATCTTTGCATCTCACAGGCAGTTTCTGGACACCTCACGCTACATCCTGTTTGCCTACATGCTAGTCAATGACACCCTTCAGCTCCTGTCCTCTGTCTTGCTCTTCCTCTTTGTCATGGGCCAGGTAAAATTTGCCATTGTCTACTGTGTTCCTCTGCTGTTCATATCTACAGTCACTTTCCAGAACACACCCTTAATCCTGGCCACCATGTCACTGGAGCGATACGTTGCCATCATCTATCCTCTGCAGTGCCCGGCCACCTGGCACTCAGACCGCATCTGGATCATTATACTGTCTCTGTGGCTCATCAGCTGTATCTCCCCTGTCATTGACCACTCCATCGGGAAACATTACCCTGCTGTGGATGTCTTCTCTACCCCTGTGCTTTGTAAACCTGTCGTCATCAACTTATCTCCAATCCAGACATTAATCAAAGTTGCTGTGAGTGTGCTCTTCTTTGCAGTTGTGGCTGTCATCATCCTCTTCACATACATGAGAATCCTGTTGGAAACCAGGAAGATGAGACAAGACCGAGTGTCTGTGAGCAAAGCCATGCACACTGTGCTGCTGCATGGCTTTCAGCTGTTGCTGTGCATGTTGGCCTACACTCTCCCCATCACTGAAACTCTCATAGTGCTGCATGCCAACTGGCTACCAGAAGACATCGCCTTTTTCAATTACTTCTGTTTCATCCTCATTCCACGCTTTCTCAGCCCGCTCATCTACGGTTTTCGGGATCAGAGTCTCAGGGTCTACATTGGGAAAACTTTCCTCTGCTGCACAAACAAGGTCAAACCACGTGTCAGAGGCAAACCGCAGGACTGCTTTTTAAACTGA